The genomic DNA GGTCAGGAAAGAGTACGGCTGGATGGCCCACCCTCTCGGAAACGGAAAATGGCTGGTCGGCTTCGTGTACGAACCGGCAGGGGCGGGAGACGGCGAAAAGAGAGGCTGGGTCTTTCAGGTCAACACCAGGGAGATACCTCCTCTTCCCGGGAGAGGGCTTCCCCTTGGAACGGGGTCGGTGGATGATCTCCTCCGCCTTTTCGGAGGCATGGGGGAGGCGCCCCTGCCTCCGCTGTCCATACCGGCTGACGGAACGGATTATATCCCTCTCCGGTCTTTTCTCGAGTCCACCCTCCGGCGCTTCGGCGGTTCTCCTTCGGAGGCAAGGGATCGGTTGGGCGAGCCTGGGGCAGTGAGGCGCAGGTCCGTCAGGCAGCCTTCACATCCCGTGGAGGGAAAGCCGGTTCTCACCATGATGTGGCCCGGACTTTCCCTGGACTTTTCCGGGGTGCCCGGCAGCGAGCGCCTGGTGGCTGCCGTGGTGAAGGGGGGGGATCACCCTTTCGGTCCTGATCCGGGAATTCGCGTGGGGGATCCCTTTGTCAGGGTGTCGGAACTTCTCGGACAGCCGGACGGCAAAAGTTCACAATCGATGGTCTATACCGGCCGGGACGTTTCCTGCGATCTCATTTTCAACCTGAGGAAGGACGGCCGGATCGCCGGAATGTTCTTCTCCGTCGCGGCGGAATGAGCCGAAGACGGACAATTTCAAGGAGGTTCCCATGTCCCTGTTGCTGAGGCTGCTGCTGAAGGCGGCGCCGCTCCTTCTGTTCCTTCTCCTGTCCCGGGCTGTCCGGGACCTCTTCCGGTCCTACCAGGCGGGGGAAAGAGCCTATGACCGGCCCCCCCATGGAGGATCAGGGCCGGGTGCATCCGCGGCCGGCCGGAATTCCCGGAGGGACCCCTACAGCGTCCTTGGCTGCTCACCCTCCGCGACGGACGGAGAGATAAAAAAAAGGTACCGGGAGCTTCTCGGGAAATATCATCCCGACAAGTTCATCGGCCAGGATCTGGACGCCGACTTTGTGGATCTGGCGTCAAAAAAGTTCCAGGAGATCCAGGAAGCCTACGATGCAATCCGGTCACGGAGAGGATTCTGACGCTATGGAACCTAAATCCGCGGCTTTTCCTGGCAGAGGGAGTGTCGCTGGGCATAAGGTGAATTCGCCCCGCCAGGGGCGAAGAGATCATCCCCTGGGGGACAGCGCCCGGGCCGAGAAACCGACAAGGATGTCGGTTTCACAGGCAGGCAACCGGCGAACGCAGGGAGCCGAGTTGATCGCCTGGGCAGTTGTCAAGGACGACAATCTGCACCGGCGGCCCAAGCGA from Aminivibrio sp. includes the following:
- a CDS encoding DnaJ domain-containing protein, which produces MSLLLRLLLKAAPLLLFLLLSRAVRDLFRSYQAGERAYDRPPHGGSGPGASAAGRNSRRDPYSVLGCSPSATDGEIKKRYRELLGKYHPDKFIGQDLDADFVDLASKKFQEIQEAYDAIRSRRGF